A window of Cetobacterium somerae ATCC BAA-474 genomic DNA:
TAGCTAAAATATTCTTCTCGTTAGAAAAAAGTTCATTTCTTAAACTATAACTTTCATCAACTATGTTAGAGGAGCTTTTTAGGGCTCCTCCATAAACTTTTCTAATCTCACTATTTTCATTTATAATATCTTCTAAATCTTTTCTGATAGTTTCCATAGTCACACTATATCTTTTTGCAAGCTCTTTAACATAAACTATATTTTTAATATTTATTTCATCTAAGATAAGTTGTCTACGCTCTTCCATTAACATATATTATCTCCAAAACATAGAGTTTTTGATAGAATTGATTAAAGTATCAATATCTGTAGGATAAACCTCTCCAATATTACCGATTCTAAAACTCTCCTCTTTTGTTAACTTACCAGGATATATAACAAATCCTTGCTCTTTAAGTTTTGAATAAAAATTTTCAAACTTATAATCAGGATGATTTGGAGCATAGAATGTAGTTATAATAGGAGATTGTTTTTCTAAAGTGATAATAGCTTTAAATCCAAGAGTGTCCATACCTTTAACAAGTTTATCTTGGTTTTCTGTGTATCTTTTTTCTCTAGCTTTAACTCCACCTTCAGCTTCTAATTCTAAAAGGGCTTGATAAAAGGCTCTTACAACATGGGTAGGAGAAGTGAATCTCCATTTTCCATTTCCACTTTCCATAACTTTCCATTGATCAAATATATCTAAAGAGTGAGAACGAGCCTTTCCTTCACATTTTAAAAGTTCAGATTTTCTAGCTATAATAAATCCAAAACCAGGAACTCCTTGGATACATTTGTTAGATGAACTAATTAAAAAATCAATTTGGTACTCAGGAATGCTAAAATGAATTCCCCCAAAACTAGACATAGCATCAACTATAAAAGTTTTATTGTAGTTTTTAACAATTGCTCCAATCTCTTTAATTGGATTTAAAATTCCTGATGTAGTTTCACAGTGAACAACAGCAACATGAGTAATCTCTTTATCTTCCTTTAAAATAGATTCTAAGTGAGATAAATCATAAGTTTCAGTTTGCTCAATTTTATAGATAGTATTTTTAACTTTTGCTGTATCACAAATAGTTTTCATTCTATCTCCATATGCACCGTTTGAAAGAATTAAAACTTTTTCATTCTCACCAACAACACTAGTTAAAACAGCCTCAACAGAGAAAGTTCCACTTCCTTGCATAGGAATCATAGTATAGTCATCTCCAGCTTCAGCAACATCTAAAACTCTTTTTCTCATATCTTGAACTAAAGAGTTATACTCGTTATCCCAAGTACACCAATCTTTAAGCATAGCTGATTTAACTCCAGAAGATGTTGTAAGTGGTCCAGGTGTTAAAAGAATATATGGTTTATCTGTTAAGTTATTGTTATTCATTGTTGTTTCCTCCAAATAGTTTTATATTTTCAATTTTTATACTCTCTTCAAGAATTTCAAGAGCTTTTTCAAGTTCATGTTTTTCAATAATAAGTGGTGGTGATAGTGTTAATATTCCACTAGAAACTTTGAAACTAAGACCTAAATCAAGGCAATTATAAAGAATTCTATCAGCTTCAGATTCAGCTTTTTCTTTTGTTTTTCTATCTCTTACAAGTTCAATTGCAAAGAGTAGCCCAATAGCTCTTACATCACCGATAATTTCATATTTATTTTTTAATATATTTAATCTATCTAAAACAAATTTCTCCATATTAGATGTTTTTTCTAAAATATTATTATTATCAATAAAATCTATGGCAGCATTAGCAGCAGCACATCCAACAGAGGATTTCTCATGAGTATAGTGCCCTAAAGATGTATATTGACCAATGTTAAATTCATCTTTTGTTAAAAGAGCAGAGATTGGAAATATTCCACCGCCAAGTCCTTTTCCAATGACAACAATATCCGGGTCAATATCATAGTGTTCAAAGGCGAAGAATTTTCCAGTTCTTCCCATAGCAATTGCAGTCTCATCTAAAATTAAAAGAGTATTGTGTTTAGTACAGATATCTCTTATTCCTTTCATAAGTTTATATGATGGAATCTCCACTTCAGTATTTCTAATAGTTTCCATAAAAAAAGCTGCAATATCTCCATGCTTTTCTAGAGTATAGTCTAAAATAGTTAAGAAGGTATCTTCATCAAAAATGGGTCTATAGCTATTATAAGGGATTAGATGTTCACACCCAGTTAGAAGACTTCCAATACCATTTCTAAAATGAGCAGTTCCTCCTAAAGAGATAGCATCTATTGAAGCTCCATGGAAAGAATCCCAAAAAGATAGAAAGCCATCTTTTTTAGTTACAAGTCTAGCTAGTTTCATTGCTATTCCAATAGAAGAGGTTGCTCCTGGTGAAAATAGAACTTTATTTAAAACACCATTTGTTTTATCAGAAAGCTTTTGAGCTAAAATTATAGCAGAGTTATTTGTATATCTTCTAGGTGAAAAGGGAAGTTCTTCCATTTCATTAATAATGGCATTTTTAACATCTTCATTTCCAAATCCAACTTGATGTACATTATTTCCATGAAAATCCATATAGATTTTTCCAGAGATATCTTCTAGATAGATACCTTTGGATTTTTTTAAAACATTTAAACAAGGAGTTGAAAGAGATTGATGAAGAAAGATATCTTCATCATCTCTAAGAACACAACTAGTTTCATAGTTTATATTTTTATCTTGCCAATTTTTACGATTTGAAGAGGTATTCACATCCCCTTCAGATGTAATTTTATTCATTTTAAATAACCTCTTCAGAATTCATTCTAGTATTTATAACATCAATTATATGTGGTAAATCACCAACTTGCTCAACAACATAATCAGCTCCAGCAGAGTATAATCTCTTTGCAGTTGCATCCATTAATTTTTTTAACTGAGCATGGTCCATAGTTTCAACCTCTTTTTGTGAAAGGCCAAGTTCACTTCCACCCTTTAAGATACCAACAGTCCAAACACCAGCATTTTTACCCTCTTTCATATCAACAGTTGTATCTCCAATTTTTATAATAGAATTCCTATTTGGAATTGCTAAGGTAATCATATTTTGATAAATCATATATGGATATGGTCTACCAGCAGGAACTTCAGTTGATGTGATTCTAAAATCTGGACAGTATCCAAAAGCTTTAGCTTTAGGAGCAACAATATCTAACATCTCTTTTGTATATCCAGTTGTACTTCCAATTTTTAATCCTCTATCTCTTAACTCTTTTTGAAGATCTAACATTCCAGGAACAGGTTCAGCAAAGTTTTCTAAAGAAGCGAATAAAACTTCTTCAAATCTTTCGTATAAAGAGTTAATATCCTCCATAGTGTAATCTCTATTAAATTTTTCTAACCATAAAGAGTGTATTCTTTCCATCTTTAATAGTGCTTTTATGTGATCTATTTTTAACATTCCCATAGGTTTTCTAGCTTCTTCATAAGTAATCTCAATACCAATCTCTTTAAAAACTTGAACAAAAACATCAAGTGGTGCGAAACATCCATAATCTACTGTAGTACCTGCCCAATCAAATATAACTGCCTTAATCTCTTTTCTCATTATTTATTCCTCCCAAAATTTCTTTTTTTAATTATTTCATAAATTGTTTTTACTAAAAGATTTGTTCCAACAATTAAAATTCCCATTGCTGCTGCTTTAGCTTGATCTCCAACTTCATCAAGATTAACCATTGCAATAGATGCAAGAGTTGTTTTTGAAGTATATAGGAAAACAGCTGCTGAAACTGTAGTCATACAGTTTACAAAGTAATATATGAATATCTCTCCAATAGTGTGTTTAGTAAGTGGTAGAGTTACATTGAAAAATGTTTTATACCAAGGAACACCCATAGATAGAGATACAATTTCAAACTCTTTATCTAACTTTTTCAAAGATGTTGACGCTGTCATAAAAGCAACTGAGAAAAAGTGAACAATGTTTACAAGAACTAAGATCCAAAGAGTTCCGTATAAACTATTGAATGGATTATTTACCCAACCAATTAGTGGAATTCTAATGTAGTTCATATTGAAGAAAAAGATATATCCTAAACCTAAAACCATTCCTGGAAGGGCTAAAGGTACTATTGCGAAAAACTTAATAACATTTCTAAGCTTAGTTAAACTCTCAGTTTTTAAACATATATATGCTCCAAGATATGCAATAATAGTTCCAAATATAGCTGATAACATTGCTATAGTTATTGAGTTTTTATAAAAATGGAAAGCTCCACCATTAAAGTCAAAGAATTTATAGTTATTTAAAGTAAGTTCAAAGTTATATGGCCACATCTTAACAAAAGAAGCGACACCTGCTGTAATAAAAAGTCCTAATATACCAAGACCAATAAACCAACAGAAACTGTAGAAGAAAATATCTCTACCAGTTGAATTTTCAATTCGATAGTTCATAGATTTTGCATTAAAGGTATCTCTTTGTTTTTTCTCTAAAGATTTTTCAAAGAAAAATGAGATTACTGCGGGAATAAGTAGAAGGATACTAACAACTGCACCTCTTCCTAAATTTTGTTGTCCGATAACTTGCTTATAAATATCTGTAGCTAAAACATTATAGTTTCCACCAACAACTTTAGGTGCTCCAAAGTCAGTGAATGCAAGAATAAAAGAAACTGTAGCTGTGGAAAAAACAGCATATTTACAAGATGGAAGAGTTATTGTAAAAAATTGCTTTACTTTACTTGTTCCAAGAGTTTTAGCAGCTTCATAGAGTCTATAGTCACTATTTTGTAGTGCCATAGAGATAATTAAGTAGGCTTGAGGTAAAGTATATATAACTTCACTAATTACAATACCAGTTGAACCGTATAGATTTATATCTGTTGCAAGATTAGGGAATCTACCAAAGAATCCAGTAGTTATGACTCCCATTCTTCCAAATAGGTAAACTAATGAGATACCATGTAGCATAGTTGGAGCAAATATAGGTAGAAGAATTAAAAATTTTAAAATACCTTTTCCCTTTATGTTACTTCTAGCCATTCCATAAGAGTAACCAAATCCTAAAATTAAAGTTATAACCATAGTTAAAGTTGCTATTTTAACTGTATTGAAAAATGAAGATACTACTCCAGGGCTAGTAAGATATTGAATAAAATTTTGTAGACCAATAAAGTTTCCAGCATTGTCCTCTGTTGCTTTTATACTTAAAGAGATAAGTGGAAAAAGAAGAGTAACAACGAAAAAGATTGCAATTCCCCAAACGATAATATCTCTAACTTTTTCTGAAAGAAGTTTTTCAGTTTTTTTAAAAACTAGCTCCATTCAACTCCTCCTCCTAAAGTTCTTTCAACTTTAAGAAATATGTGTTGATCTTTTTTTAGTGGAATATGAGCAATTTTATTTCTACAGATATCAACTTCAATAATGTAGTTCTTTTTATTAACTTTTAATCTATAGTACGATCCCATATACTCCCAAGATTCCAATGTTCCCATAAAGAAATTATCTGTTTGCTCATCAGCAAGAGAGATATCCTCTGGTCTAGCCATAACTTTTGTTCCATTGATTTCAAACTTATTAACTTTTCCGATAAAATCTCCAATGAAATTGTTAGCTGGATTTTCATATATATCTTGAGGTGTTCCCACTTGAACAATTTTAGCATTATCCATAACAATTATTCTATCTGACATTGAAAGAGCTTCCTCTTGATCATGAGTAACCATTATAGTTGTAATTCCAAGTTTTTTTTGAATATTTTTTATATCATTTCTAAGTTTTTCTCTTACTTTAGCATCAAGAGCTGAAAGAGGCTCATCTAACAAAAGAATATCTGGCGAGTAAGAGATTGCTCTAGCAAGTGCAACTCTTTGCTGCTGACCTCCTGAAAGTTCATTTGGATATTTATTCTCTTGACCTCTTAAACCAACAAGCTCAAGTGACTCATCTATTTTCTTTTGAATTATATCCTTTGGTATTTTTTTATTCTTCATCCCATAGGCAATATTCTCTCCAACTGTTAAATTTGGAAAAAGAGCATAAGATTGGAAAACGATTGACATATTTCTCTTAGCTGGATGCTTTTTTGTAATGTTTTCATCCTTTAAAAAAATTTCACCACTATCGACATTTTCAAGTCCAGCAATAATTCTAAGAAGTGTTGTTTTACCACAACCAGATGGACCTAAAAAACAGATAAACTCCCCTCTTTCTATTTCAAAATTTATATTGTTCAATGCTTTAAACTTACCAAAAGTTTTTTCAACATTTTTTATCTTTAAATAACTCATTAACTCCTCCTCGTTTTCATCATCTAAAGATATATTACATCATCTAAGTTAAAAACAAATTAAAACCAAGTAAACTAAGAGTAAAACAAAGGTTAAGAATTTGTAAAAAATAAAAAACTACAGATTTCTCTGTAGCTTTATAAAAAAGATATTATTTTTTCTCAGTTTTAGAACCAAATTTTGTTTCCCAAGTAGTTAAAATACGCTCTTTGTTAGCAGCAGCCCAAGAGAAATCATTAGCAATTAGTTGAGTGATAGGGTTTTCAGGGAATCCCTTTGGTGGAGCAACATTGATATCTCTAGAAACAATAGCATAAGATTTAGCGTACATTTTCATAGCATCTTCTGAGATAGCCCAATCTAAAAATACCTTAGCTTCATCTTTGATATTCTTTTTATTTATTAAAGCATTAGCTTCAGAATCCCAACCAGAACCTTCACTAGGGAAATAAACATTTATAGGTGCTCCATCATTTTTTATTTTTATTCCAGGATATCCATAAGATATTCCAATTGGATACTCTCCAGATGCAGCTGTTTTAGCAGGTTTAGATCCTGAGTGAGTATAAACACCCATATTATTATCTAAGCTAGCCATATATTCCCAAGCTTTTTCCTCTCCTAAAAGTTGAACTAAAGCAGAGACTGTTAGAAATCCAGTTCCAGAAGAAGCTGGGTTAGGCATAGAGATTAAACCTTTATATTCAGGTTTTAAAAGATCTGAGAAATTCTTAGGTTCCTCTAGTCCTAGTTTTTTCATTTCAATAGTATTAACTGAAATAGCTGTCATCCAAGCATTGTTTCCAACCCATTTAGGATCTTTACCTGTGTTATCTTTAAATTTTGGATTTATTTTTTCAATATCTTTTGGAGAATACTCTTTTAAAAGATTAGCTTCATCTAAAACTAAAAGGCCAGTAGCAGCAGTCCCCCAGATAACATCAGCTTGCGGATTATCTTTTTCAGCTAAAACTCTTGAAACGATAACACCTGTTGATTCTCTAACAATATTAAGTTTTATGTTAGGGTATTGCTCT
This region includes:
- a CDS encoding putative 2-aminoethylphosphonate ABC transporter substrate-binding protein gives rise to the protein MTFNKKILGSLVLATLLTSCGSSEKPVSKDNKTKEITVYTALENEQIPEYLQSFKEQYPNIKLNIVRESTGVIVSRVLAEKDNPQADVIWGTAATGLLVLDEANLLKEYSPKDIEKINPKFKDNTGKDPKWVGNNAWMTAISVNTIEMKKLGLEEPKNFSDLLKPEYKGLISMPNPASSGTGFLTVSALVQLLGEEKAWEYMASLDNNMGVYTHSGSKPAKTAASGEYPIGISYGYPGIKIKNDGAPINVYFPSEGSGWDSEANALINKKNIKDEAKVFLDWAISEDAMKMYAKSYAIVSRDINVAPPKGFPENPITQLIANDFSWAAANKERILTTWETKFGSKTEKK
- the pbfA gene encoding (R)-1-hydroxy-2-aminoethylphosphonate ammonia-lyase, translating into MNKITSEGDVNTSSNRKNWQDKNINYETSCVLRDDEDIFLHQSLSTPCLNVLKKSKGIYLEDISGKIYMDFHGNNVHQVGFGNEDVKNAIINEMEELPFSPRRYTNNSAIILAQKLSDKTNGVLNKVLFSPGATSSIGIAMKLARLVTKKDGFLSFWDSFHGASIDAISLGGTAHFRNGIGSLLTGCEHLIPYNSYRPIFDEDTFLTILDYTLEKHGDIAAFFMETIRNTEVEIPSYKLMKGIRDICTKHNTLLILDETAIAMGRTGKFFAFEHYDIDPDIVVIGKGLGGGIFPISALLTKDEFNIGQYTSLGHYTHEKSSVGCAAANAAIDFIDNNNILEKTSNMEKFVLDRLNILKNKYEIIGDVRAIGLLFAIELVRDRKTKEKAESEADRILYNCLDLGLSFKVSSGILTLSPPLIIEKHELEKALEILEESIKIENIKLFGGNNNE
- a CDS encoding putative 2-aminoethylphosphonate ABC transporter permease subunit, with the translated sequence MELVFKKTEKLLSEKVRDIIVWGIAIFFVVTLLFPLISLSIKATEDNAGNFIGLQNFIQYLTSPGVVSSFFNTVKIATLTMVITLILGFGYSYGMARSNIKGKGILKFLILLPIFAPTMLHGISLVYLFGRMGVITTGFFGRFPNLATDINLYGSTGIVISEVIYTLPQAYLIISMALQNSDYRLYEAAKTLGTSKVKQFFTITLPSCKYAVFSTATVSFILAFTDFGAPKVVGGNYNVLATDIYKQVIGQQNLGRGAVVSILLLIPAVISFFFEKSLEKKQRDTFNAKSMNYRIENSTGRDIFFYSFCWFIGLGILGLFITAGVASFVKMWPYNFELTLNNYKFFDFNGGAFHFYKNSITIAMLSAIFGTIIAYLGAYICLKTESLTKLRNVIKFFAIVPLALPGMVLGLGYIFFFNMNYIRIPLIGWVNNPFNSLYGTLWILVLVNIVHFFSVAFMTASTSLKKLDKEFEIVSLSMGVPWYKTFFNVTLPLTKHTIGEIFIYYFVNCMTTVSAAVFLYTSKTTLASIAMVNLDEVGDQAKAAAMGILIVGTNLLVKTIYEIIKKRNFGRNK
- the phnX gene encoding phosphonoacetaldehyde hydrolase, with amino-acid sequence MRKEIKAVIFDWAGTTVDYGCFAPLDVFVQVFKEIGIEITYEEARKPMGMLKIDHIKALLKMERIHSLWLEKFNRDYTMEDINSLYERFEEVLFASLENFAEPVPGMLDLQKELRDRGLKIGSTTGYTKEMLDIVAPKAKAFGYCPDFRITSTEVPAGRPYPYMIYQNMITLAIPNRNSIIKIGDTTVDMKEGKNAGVWTVGILKGGSELGLSQKEVETMDHAQLKKLMDATAKRLYSAGADYVVEQVGDLPHIIDVINTRMNSEEVI
- a CDS encoding 2-aminoethylphosphonate--pyruvate transaminase — its product is MNNNNLTDKPYILLTPGPLTTSSGVKSAMLKDWCTWDNEYNSLVQDMRKRVLDVAEAGDDYTMIPMQGSGTFSVEAVLTSVVGENEKVLILSNGAYGDRMKTICDTAKVKNTIYKIEQTETYDLSHLESILKEDKEITHVAVVHCETTSGILNPIKEIGAIVKNYNKTFIVDAMSSFGGIHFSIPEYQIDFLISSSNKCIQGVPGFGFIIARKSELLKCEGKARSHSLDIFDQWKVMESGNGKWRFTSPTHVVRAFYQALLELEAEGGVKAREKRYTENQDKLVKGMDTLGFKAIITLEKQSPIITTFYAPNHPDYKFENFYSKLKEQGFVIYPGKLTKEESFRIGNIGEVYPTDIDTLINSIKNSMFWR
- a CDS encoding ABC transporter ATP-binding protein translates to MSYLKIKNVEKTFGKFKALNNINFEIERGEFICFLGPSGCGKTTLLRIIAGLENVDSGEIFLKDENITKKHPAKRNMSIVFQSYALFPNLTVGENIAYGMKNKKIPKDIIQKKIDESLELVGLRGQENKYPNELSGGQQQRVALARAISYSPDILLLDEPLSALDAKVREKLRNDIKNIQKKLGITTIMVTHDQEEALSMSDRIIVMDNAKIVQVGTPQDIYENPANNFIGDFIGKVNKFEINGTKVMARPEDISLADEQTDNFFMGTLESWEYMGSYYRLKVNKKNYIIEVDICRNKIAHIPLKKDQHIFLKVERTLGGGVEWS